The proteins below come from a single Bacillus horti genomic window:
- a CDS encoding AtpZ/AtpI family protein produces MAAGPDRPWKALSLVTLIGVDIAVLTVIGFWLGRRVDAWLETSPLWMIVGVFLGMACGIISIIPVVKKYLGD; encoded by the coding sequence GTGGCAGCAGGTCCAGATCGTCCGTGGAAAGCCCTTTCACTTGTAACGTTGATTGGTGTGGATATCGCGGTTCTAACCGTCATTGGGTTCTGGTTAGGACGGAGAGTGGATGCATGGTTAGAGACAAGCCCATTGTGGATGATTGTTGGTGTGTTTTTAGGAATGGCTTGTGGGATAATAAGTATCATTCCAGTAGTCAAAAAGTAC